Proteins from one Bacillaceae bacterium S4-13-56 genomic window:
- a CDS encoding branched-chain amino acid aminotransferase encodes MNQEVLFIQSEILKEKPSVDNLGFGKHFSDHMFVMDYEEGKGWHDPKIVPYEPLTLDPAAMVFHYGQAIFEGLKGYTTPDGTVQLFRPEKNMKRFNKSCARMCIPQIEEDFLLKAIKQLILIDKDWIPNGEGTSLYIRPYVFATEPFLGVRPSKKYKLLVILSPVGAYYGDQLSPVRIYVEEQYIRAAAGGVGDVKTSGNYAASLKAQEKAEQLGFSQILWLDAKENKYVEEVGSMNIFFKINGEVITPKLSGSILNGVTRDSVIQLLNHWGVPVKEEKISMEDVFAAHKRGELEEVFGAGTAVVISPVGELTWKEKTITLGEQKIGPLSQRLYDTITGVQLGKEDDLFNWTMEVAHVKV; translated from the coding sequence ATGAATCAAGAAGTATTGTTTATTCAGAGTGAGATATTAAAGGAAAAACCAAGTGTAGATAATTTGGGGTTTGGTAAGCATTTCAGTGATCACATGTTTGTTATGGATTATGAGGAAGGGAAAGGGTGGCATGATCCAAAAATAGTTCCATATGAACCACTTACTCTTGACCCCGCAGCCATGGTATTTCATTACGGCCAGGCGATTTTTGAGGGGTTAAAAGGCTATACTACTCCTGATGGTACGGTTCAGCTATTCCGTCCCGAAAAAAACATGAAACGATTTAACAAATCATGTGCAAGGATGTGTATTCCTCAAATAGAAGAGGATTTTTTATTAAAGGCTATTAAACAATTAATTCTAATAGATAAGGATTGGATTCCCAATGGAGAAGGAACATCCTTATATATCCGCCCTTATGTTTTTGCAACAGAACCTTTTCTTGGTGTACGTCCTTCTAAAAAATATAAATTATTAGTTATTCTTTCTCCTGTAGGAGCTTATTATGGTGATCAATTGAGCCCTGTTCGCATCTATGTGGAGGAACAGTATATACGTGCTGCCGCGGGTGGAGTAGGTGACGTAAAGACTTCCGGAAATTATGCGGCCAGTTTAAAAGCACAGGAAAAAGCAGAGCAATTAGGGTTTTCCCAAATTCTTTGGTTGGATGCTAAAGAAAACAAATATGTAGAAGAAGTTGGAAGTATGAATATCTTCTTCAAGATTAATGGGGAAGTCATTACTCCTAAATTGAGTGGTAGTATTTTAAATGGAGTCACTCGTGATTCCGTCATTCAATTATTAAACCATTGGGGAGTTCCTGTTAAAGAGGAGAAAATTTCGATGGAAGATGTATTTGCTGCTCATAAACGTGGTGAGCTAGAAGAGGTTTTTGGTGCAGGAACAGCAGTCGTTATTTCACCTGTAGGTGAGTTAACTTGGAAAGAGAAAACCATTACCCTCGGAGAACAAAAAATAGGGCCTCTTTCCCAACGTCTCTATGATACCATCACAGGTGTTCAACTAGGGAAGGAAGATGATTTATTTAATTGGACCATGGAAGTTGCCCATGTGAAAGTATAA
- the uraA gene encoding uracil permease, producing the protein MAQREIQVHEKLPILQSLPLSFQHLFAMFGSTVLVPLIFGVDPATILLMNGIGTLLYIFITKGKIPAYLGSSFAFLSPVGVVLANHAGGDGYGYALGGFFLVGVVLVLVSIIIRFAGTSWIDIIFPPAAMGAIVAVIGLELVPVAAQMAGWISSDPGAEWTMDPKSATVALLTLLITIICWVTLRGFLKIIPILIGIVAGYIIALFFGIVDLSGVEEAKWISLPTYYKMQFDLSAMLTILPAALVLIPEHIGHLFVTGNIVKKDLTKDPGLDRSLASNGISTIISSFVGATPNTTYGENIGVLAITRVYSTWIIGGAAIIAIILSFIGKLSALIASVPEPVMGGISILLFGIIAASGIRMLVESKVDYSNSKNLILTCIVLVIGISGVAINIGAVELKGMGLATIIAILLSLFFKLLEIFNITNED; encoded by the coding sequence ATGGCTCAAAGAGAAATTCAAGTACATGAAAAACTACCAATACTACAAAGCTTGCCTCTTAGCTTTCAGCACTTATTTGCAATGTTCGGATCTACGGTTTTAGTACCTTTAATTTTTGGTGTGGATCCTGCAACGATTCTATTAATGAACGGAATTGGAACGCTATTATACATTTTTATTACCAAAGGAAAAATCCCGGCTTATTTAGGATCTAGTTTTGCTTTTCTATCACCGGTTGGTGTTGTATTAGCAAACCACGCGGGTGGGGATGGTTATGGATATGCACTTGGAGGATTCTTCCTAGTAGGGGTTGTGCTAGTCCTAGTTTCTATAATTATTAGATTCGCAGGAACAAGTTGGATTGATATCATATTTCCGCCAGCTGCCATGGGAGCAATCGTTGCTGTAATTGGACTTGAATTAGTACCAGTTGCTGCACAAATGGCTGGATGGATTTCATCAGACCCAGGAGCAGAATGGACGATGGATCCAAAATCAGCAACAGTTGCTCTATTAACTTTACTTATTACTATTATTTGCTGGGTAACCCTTAGAGGTTTCCTAAAAATCATCCCTATTCTAATCGGGATTGTTGCAGGTTATATAATTGCTTTATTCTTCGGTATTGTTGACTTGAGTGGAGTAGAAGAAGCTAAATGGATTTCTCTTCCTACTTATTACAAAATGCAATTTGATCTATCAGCTATGCTAACCATATTACCAGCTGCATTAGTTCTTATTCCTGAGCATATTGGACATCTTTTTGTAACGGGGAACATTGTTAAAAAAGATCTAACAAAAGACCCTGGTCTTGATCGCTCCTTAGCAAGTAACGGTATATCTACTATTATTTCTAGTTTTGTTGGAGCAACTCCTAACACTACTTATGGAGAAAACATCGGTGTACTTGCGATTACTCGCGTCTATTCTACTTGGATTATCGGCGGAGCAGCAATCATTGCTATAATTCTATCGTTTATCGGAAAATTATCTGCTCTTATTGCTTCTGTTCCCGAGCCAGTCATGGGCGGAATATCAATTCTACTATTTGGTATTATCGCGGCAAGTGGTATTCGTATGTTAGTAGAGTCAAAGGTTGATTACAGCAATTCGAAAAATCTAATTCTCACTTGTATCGTACTCGTTATTGGTATAAGTGGAGTAGCTATCAACATCGGTGCAGTTGAATTAAAGGGAATGGGATTAGCAACGATCATCGCTATTCTCCTAAGTCTATTCTTTAAATTGCTTGAGATATTTAACATTACAAATGAAGATTAA
- a CDS encoding CBO0543 family protein, giving the protein MSYLFKQFHQLQTEHYHYWLEHTLWSLHFWILLFLATVPWIFWYKYKKEKREVRLLLAGGFALVTSAYLDFLGIVLGLWEYKAMLIPTIPAFMPWDITLIPVTIMVWIQAFPKWSSLKKGMVYAAIVSFVGEPVFIWIDLYNQKMWNSFYSFPFYVIIYMISHKISGANRWKHL; this is encoded by the coding sequence ATGAGCTACCTTTTTAAACAGTTTCATCAACTGCAGACGGAACATTACCATTATTGGTTGGAGCATACATTATGGAGCCTTCATTTTTGGATATTACTATTTTTAGCCACTGTGCCTTGGATATTCTGGTATAAATATAAAAAGGAAAAAAGGGAAGTACGACTTCTTTTAGCCGGTGGATTTGCATTAGTTACTTCTGCTTACCTTGATTTTTTAGGAATTGTTCTAGGGTTATGGGAGTATAAAGCTATGCTTATCCCAACAATCCCAGCCTTTATGCCTTGGGATATTACATTAATCCCTGTTACAATAATGGTTTGGATTCAAGCTTTTCCAAAATGGTCTTCTCTTAAAAAAGGGATGGTTTATGCTGCAATCGTCTCATTTGTTGGAGAGCCAGTTTTTATTTGGATTGACTTGTATAATCAAAAGATGTGGAATTCCTTTTATTCTTTCCCTTTTTATGTAATTATATATATGATTAGTCACAAAATAAGTGGTGCAAATCGTTGGAAACATTTATAG
- a CDS encoding GNAT family N-acetyltransferase, whose product MEITMLTSEKQLKESIHLSEYAFQYKVPENEMEKRLTKAKSHDIYGIYDEAQLAAKLHLIPFEVYFEDTILKMGGIAGVATYPEYRRSGYVKHLMTNVLKEMRDKGYSISMLHPFHIGFYRKYGWEITSNRKISTLSKGDLSRLEHVPGKVKRYSKDSHNLDVEVVYNEFSKKFVGMLVRTKNWWQDAIYYDLTVAVYYNKSNQPKGYMLYSVKKNKMTIDEFMPLDHEARVGLWNFICQHDSMVDEVEITTDEREPLFYLLQDPRIKSEVKPYFMGRIVDVALFFDQLSPYYSKVRSPITLKIIDEFAPWNNQSIQITSGGYSIGHDKENALKLSINTLTTAFFGYMSPIQLAEIGLIKGEKDAVHQLDYLVGKKKPYLADFF is encoded by the coding sequence ATGGAAATTACTATGCTAACATCAGAAAAACAGCTAAAGGAATCTATACATCTTTCAGAATATGCCTTTCAATATAAAGTTCCTGAAAATGAAATGGAGAAAAGATTAACAAAGGCAAAGAGTCACGATATCTATGGAATCTATGACGAGGCCCAACTTGCAGCTAAGCTACATCTAATACCATTTGAGGTCTATTTCGAAGATACTATCCTTAAAATGGGTGGGATAGCTGGGGTGGCCACATACCCTGAGTATAGAAGGTCTGGCTATGTAAAGCATTTAATGACCAATGTATTGAAAGAGATGAGAGATAAAGGATATAGCATTTCTATGCTTCATCCCTTCCATATCGGGTTTTATCGAAAGTATGGGTGGGAGATTACGTCAAACCGAAAAATTTCTACTTTATCTAAAGGGGACTTATCTAGACTAGAACATGTTCCCGGAAAGGTAAAAAGATATTCAAAAGACAGTCACAATCTTGATGTGGAAGTTGTTTATAATGAGTTTTCGAAAAAATTTGTGGGCATGTTAGTAAGAACAAAAAATTGGTGGCAAGATGCTATTTATTATGATCTAACAGTGGCAGTTTATTATAATAAATCAAATCAACCTAAAGGTTATATGCTTTATAGTGTAAAGAAAAACAAAATGACCATTGATGAGTTTATGCCATTAGATCATGAAGCTCGAGTAGGGCTATGGAATTTTATCTGTCAGCATGATTCTATGGTTGATGAGGTCGAGATAACAACTGATGAACGGGAGCCACTATTCTATTTGCTGCAAGACCCAAGAATTAAATCAGAAGTAAAACCGTATTTTATGGGAAGGATTGTAGATGTGGCCCTGTTTTTTGATCAACTATCTCCTTACTATAGTAAAGTTAGGAGTCCAATTACACTCAAAATAATAGATGAATTTGCCCCTTGGAATAATCAATCTATCCAAATCACCTCAGGGGGATATTCCATAGGACACGACAAAGAGAACGCCTTGAAGCTTTCTATTAATACTTTAACCACGGCCTTTTTTGGATATATGTCTCCCATTCAATTAGCGGAAATAGGATTGATTAAAGGGGAAAAAGATGCCGTTCATCAGCTTGATTATTTAGTTGGGAAGAAAAAGCCTTACTTGGCCGATTTTTTTTAA
- a CDS encoding SIMPL domain-containing protein (The SIMPL domain is named for its presence in mouse protein SIMPL (signalling molecule that associates with mouse pelle-like kinase). Bacterial member BP26, from Brucella, was shown to assemble into a channel-like structure, while YggE from E. coli has been associated with resistance to oxidative stress.), whose protein sequence is MYPYQNYYQSYPSNQRSYPRPNRNQQDQTIKVIGKGALSIPPDLVIITLGVETTNRNVEEAQQQNSMRMNRMLESLKSMGITEEHIETILYNMEPIYEFLEGKREFKGYRFTHLVEIKIKETTRAGEIIDAATKSGANRVNDIRFEVSEPSKYYREALQQATIDATDKAQAIASSYRVTLQTTPIWIEEKEPDLVRPFYQSMAVKETTPIQEGKVTISAAVQALYSYDY, encoded by the coding sequence TCAAAGCTACCCTAGTAACCAAAGGTCCTATCCACGTCCAAATAGGAATCAACAGGATCAAACTATAAAAGTTATAGGAAAGGGTGCACTTTCAATACCGCCAGATCTTGTAATCATAACACTTGGAGTCGAAACAACAAATAGGAATGTGGAAGAGGCGCAACAACAGAATTCGATGAGAATGAATAGGATGTTGGAATCTTTAAAAAGCATGGGTATCACAGAAGAACATATTGAAACCATCCTATATAATATGGAACCTATCTATGAGTTTTTAGAGGGGAAAAGAGAGTTTAAGGGTTATAGATTCACCCATCTTGTTGAAATTAAGATAAAAGAAACAACCAGAGCAGGGGAAATAATTGATGCAGCAACGAAGAGTGGGGCAAATAGAGTCAATGATATTCGTTTCGAAGTTTCAGAGCCTTCTAAATATTATCGAGAAGCCTTACAACAAGCCACCATCGATGCTACAGATAAAGCCCAGGCTATAGCTTCCTCTTATAGAGTTACACTTCAAACTACCCCAATATGGATAGAAGAAAAAGAACCAGATCTTGTGAGGCCTTTTTATCAATCTATGGCTGTTAAAGAAACAACCCCTATTCAAGAGGGGAAGGTGACTATTTCGGCAGCTGTTCAAGCATTGTATTCCTATGATTATTAG